One Candidatus Methylacidithermus pantelleriae genomic window carries:
- the dnaN gene encoding DNA polymerase III subunit beta — MHWYVQKEDFLQALGTVTSVVGPRSTIPVLQHILLEAQGEELRLVATDLEVSVETRLCLEGQAQGALSVPGRKLLSIVRELPSSTVELGLETNQKLLLKAETACYRLVGLPREEFPTFRRLEEGTRCEIPQGVFRRLLRRTAYAMSHDETRYVLNGVFLSIQRDEITAAATDGRRLAVMEERLDHEVPTPAEAIIPAKAIRELERQLAAKEGRVGIWIDRSQAGFELGEKTFLQCKLIEGKYPDFRTVIPPQTTKVAVVETQGILHAVHRASLLGADRPCSVFLRFREKELEVSCVVPDVGEATEYLPADYVGQEFTIAFNAQYLLDPLREIEGESVRMEMTDPYSACLIREVGTPQGVGAFLYVLMPVRLSQVSGKREQGDPAG, encoded by the coding sequence ATGCATTGGTACGTCCAGAAAGAGGATTTTCTTCAAGCTTTAGGGACCGTGACCAGTGTGGTCGGGCCCAGAAGTACCATTCCTGTCCTGCAACATATCCTTTTGGAGGCGCAGGGAGAGGAGTTACGCCTCGTGGCGACCGACTTGGAGGTCTCGGTCGAAACGAGGTTGTGTCTCGAGGGACAGGCCCAAGGGGCCCTTTCGGTACCGGGCCGAAAACTCCTTTCTATCGTGCGGGAACTCCCTTCGTCAACGGTAGAGCTTGGTCTGGAGACCAACCAGAAACTCCTGTTAAAGGCTGAGACGGCCTGCTACCGCCTTGTCGGGTTACCCCGCGAAGAATTTCCAACCTTTCGGAGGTTGGAGGAAGGGACCCGTTGTGAGATCCCTCAGGGGGTTTTCCGAAGACTTCTCCGGCGCACGGCCTATGCAATGTCCCATGACGAGACTCGCTATGTGCTCAACGGCGTTTTTCTTTCCATCCAAAGGGATGAGATTACCGCAGCTGCGACCGACGGCCGGAGGCTTGCGGTTATGGAGGAAAGACTGGACCACGAAGTCCCAACCCCTGCGGAAGCCATTATCCCGGCCAAGGCGATCCGAGAGCTGGAGCGCCAGCTTGCGGCAAAGGAAGGAAGAGTTGGAATTTGGATCGACCGAAGCCAAGCGGGATTTGAGCTGGGGGAAAAGACGTTTCTCCAGTGCAAGCTCATCGAGGGAAAATATCCGGATTTCCGGACGGTCATTCCCCCGCAGACGACCAAGGTGGCCGTGGTAGAGACGCAGGGAATCCTTCATGCGGTTCACCGAGCCTCCCTCCTGGGGGCAGATCGTCCTTGCTCGGTTTTCCTTCGGTTTCGGGAAAAGGAGTTGGAAGTTTCTTGTGTCGTCCCCGACGTCGGCGAAGCAACCGAATACCTCCCGGCAGATTATGTGGGGCAAGAATTTACCATTGCTTTTAATGCGCAGTATCTTCTGGATCCGCTCCGGGAAATCGAAGGAGAGTCCGTGCGGATGGAGATGACCGATCCCTATTCGGCTTGTCTGATCCGCGAGGTAGGAACTCCCCAAGGAGTAGGGGCTTTCCTTTATGTTTTGATGCCGGTGCGGCTTTCGCAGGTGTCGGGGAAAAGGGAGCAGGGAGACCCGGCCGGGTAG
- a CDS encoding class I SAM-dependent rRNA methyltransferase, producing MAARIYLTPGRSHRVLRGHPWVFRGEIARIEGNPADGQCVELYDARERFVGMGMYNSRSQITVRLYSRQLELLDERFLSEATSRAIAYRRALHGPEDPPAERLVFSEADGLPGLIVDRYQRHLVVQTLTAGMARVEEVVVSILQEQLNPEGILLRNDAPVRHWEGLERAKRLARGSYQGPLQMSLLGVPTAVDLWEGQKTGLYLDQIENYRLVASLAPGRRVLDCFCYQGCFALVCLRQGAREAVAVDQSVESLARGQQSAQKAGLSVQWVQANAFDWLRESERRKDRFDLIVMDPPSFTKTKEQRESALRGYHELHIRALRLLSSGGILATFCCSHNIRLADWQELIGNASSDTGVPLRFLGFLRQAKDHPSLVHVPETEYLKGFLLERAS from the coding sequence ATGGCGGCTCGGATTTACCTAACCCCAGGTCGCTCGCACCGGGTCCTCCGAGGGCACCCGTGGGTTTTTCGCGGAGAAATCGCCCGCATCGAGGGAAATCCTGCCGATGGGCAGTGCGTAGAACTCTACGATGCCCGCGAGCGATTCGTCGGCATGGGAATGTACAACTCGCGTTCGCAGATCACCGTTCGCCTCTACAGCCGGCAACTGGAGCTTCTGGACGAACGGTTTCTTTCCGAAGCCACTTCCCGGGCTATTGCCTACCGCCGGGCCTTGCACGGGCCGGAAGATCCTCCTGCCGAGCGGCTGGTCTTTTCGGAAGCCGACGGATTGCCAGGGCTGATCGTGGACCGGTACCAAAGGCATTTGGTGGTCCAAACGCTTACCGCAGGCATGGCCCGGGTGGAAGAGGTGGTTGTTTCGATCCTCCAGGAGCAGCTAAACCCGGAGGGGATTCTTCTTCGCAACGACGCTCCGGTCCGTCACTGGGAAGGGTTGGAACGGGCCAAGCGGCTAGCCCGCGGATCCTACCAGGGTCCGCTGCAAATGAGCCTCCTGGGCGTACCGACAGCAGTCGACCTCTGGGAAGGTCAGAAAACGGGTCTCTATCTCGACCAGATCGAAAATTATCGCCTGGTAGCCTCTCTGGCTCCTGGAAGGCGCGTTTTGGATTGTTTCTGCTACCAGGGTTGCTTTGCGTTGGTTTGCCTGCGCCAGGGAGCTCGAGAGGCGGTCGCCGTAGATCAATCGGTTGAGTCGCTCGCCCGGGGTCAACAGAGCGCCCAGAAAGCGGGCCTTTCCGTCCAATGGGTTCAAGCCAATGCTTTCGATTGGCTCCGGGAGTCCGAGCGCCGGAAAGACCGGTTTGATTTGATCGTGATGGATCCCCCTTCCTTTACCAAAACCAAAGAACAGAGAGAGTCGGCGTTACGCGGCTACCACGAATTGCACATCCGTGCCCTACGGCTTCTTTCTTCAGGGGGTATTCTCGCTACCTTTTGCTGCTCCCACAACATCCGCTTAGCGGATTGGCAGGAACTTATTGGCAACGCCAGTTCGGACACCGGGGTTCCATTGCGGTTTTTGGGTTTCCTCCGGCAAGCGAAAGATCATCCCTCGCTTGTCCACGTGCCGGAGACGGAATATTTGAAAGGTTTCCTTTTGGAACGAGCTAGCTAG
- the epsC gene encoding serine O-acetyltransferase EpsC codes for MVLKKEAHECFGLFGEGFGLIKAQELGYFVMERATGQVEGLLAAGSHGWLGRWDPVGLPSKRRVASLTEDLLVLLLPGFFSDARGYETSPIDLAKFLDEVGRRVERVLEEELARCLRFQPVSGVDATELARWFLEELPSVRATLETDVEATFEGDPAAQSREEVVLAYPGVEAIAVYRMAHLLYEKGVALLPRMMTEWAHSRTGIDIHPGAEVGTHLCIDHGTGIVIGETCRIGNHVKIYHGVTLGARSTSGGQKLRGQKRHPTIEDYVTIYPGATILGGDTVIGAHSIIGGNVWLTHAVDPYSVVTLVQQEIRVRSRAPESSEHWEI; via the coding sequence ATGGTCTTAAAAAAAGAAGCCCATGAGTGTTTCGGGCTTTTTGGAGAAGGATTTGGACTCATAAAGGCTCAAGAGCTAGGATACTTTGTCATGGAGCGCGCCACTGGCCAAGTGGAAGGCTTACTGGCTGCGGGATCGCACGGGTGGCTAGGACGCTGGGACCCCGTGGGGCTTCCCTCCAAGCGTCGTGTGGCCTCCCTCACCGAGGATCTTTTGGTTTTACTTTTGCCTGGGTTTTTCTCTGACGCCCGGGGGTATGAGACATCCCCTATCGATCTTGCGAAGTTTCTTGACGAGGTTGGGCGGCGGGTTGAGCGGGTCCTTGAGGAAGAACTTGCCCGGTGCCTCCGGTTCCAGCCTGTTTCGGGAGTGGATGCGACAGAACTGGCTCGGTGGTTTCTCGAAGAGCTCCCGAGCGTTCGGGCGACGCTTGAGACAGATGTGGAAGCAACCTTTGAAGGGGATCCGGCCGCCCAGAGCCGGGAAGAGGTGGTGCTTGCCTACCCTGGGGTCGAGGCAATTGCTGTCTACCGGATGGCTCATCTTCTGTATGAAAAGGGTGTCGCCCTTTTACCGCGCATGATGACCGAGTGGGCTCATAGCCGTACCGGGATCGACATTCACCCCGGAGCCGAGGTGGGGACTCACCTGTGTATCGACCACGGAACCGGGATTGTGATTGGCGAAACCTGTCGGATTGGGAATCACGTGAAAATCTATCATGGCGTCACACTCGGAGCTCGCTCTACCTCCGGGGGCCAGAAACTCCGCGGCCAGAAACGCCATCCTACCATTGAGGATTATGTAACGATCTACCCAGGTGCAACGATTCTTGGAGGGGACACGGTGATCGGAGCGCACAGTATTATCGGTGGGAATGTGTGGCTTACTCATGCGGTGGATCCCTACTCGGTGGTCACCTTGGTTCAGCAGGAGATCCGGGTTCGTTCCCGGGCTCCTGAAAGTAGCGAGCATTGGGAGATTTAG
- a CDS encoding shikimate dehydrogenase family protein: MIDLSHGSAIRWQDLRQLSFPGRSLYGVLGHPVGHSLSPPMQEAAFRDCGLSACYLRIEVPEAELAEAVQELVRLGFRGWNCTLPLKRAMKGLAGWLDPWASLLDTVNTVCVHEGKLAGWNTDGPGWEQALREAFGVDLSALGIFVVGAGGTAQALARYAFWRGCSKLWITNRTWEKALQLARELQEWARELGRPSWIEPIRWEALERAQAKPPADLLLHATSVGLEGEGGLAFLSSLLEGKLLVYDVVYGRGKPTWLVEEAQKRGLQAADGLSLLLHQGALAFQIWTGCDPPLETMRQALLSAAGRKWN; encoded by the coding sequence ATGATTGACCTCTCCCACGGCAGTGCGATTCGCTGGCAAGATCTGCGACAGCTTTCTTTTCCTGGCAGATCCCTTTACGGCGTCCTCGGCCACCCGGTCGGCCACTCCCTTTCCCCACCCATGCAAGAGGCCGCTTTTCGGGATTGCGGCCTTTCCGCTTGCTATCTTCGCATCGAAGTGCCCGAAGCAGAACTTGCGGAAGCGGTCCAAGAACTTGTAAGACTCGGCTTCCGGGGCTGGAACTGCACGCTCCCACTCAAGCGTGCCATGAAGGGGCTCGCCGGATGGCTTGACCCATGGGCGAGCCTCTTGGATACCGTGAACACCGTCTGCGTCCATGAGGGCAAACTCGCCGGCTGGAATACCGACGGTCCTGGTTGGGAACAAGCCCTTCGCGAGGCCTTTGGGGTCGACCTTTCCGCGCTGGGGATTTTTGTGGTGGGGGCCGGCGGAACGGCACAAGCTTTGGCTCGGTATGCCTTTTGGAGAGGCTGCTCCAAGCTCTGGATTACCAACCGAACCTGGGAAAAAGCCCTGCAACTGGCTAGAGAGCTTCAAGAATGGGCAAGAGAACTTGGGCGGCCCTCTTGGATCGAGCCAATCCGGTGGGAAGCTCTCGAGCGAGCGCAAGCGAAACCCCCAGCAGACCTCCTGCTCCACGCTACCTCCGTTGGGCTGGAAGGGGAGGGGGGGTTGGCTTTTCTTTCTTCCCTATTGGAAGGGAAACTTCTCGTCTACGACGTCGTTTACGGGAGAGGAAAGCCCACATGGCTTGTCGAGGAAGCTCAAAAACGAGGTCTCCAGGCTGCCGACGGGCTCTCGCTACTCCTTCACCAGGGAGCTCTTGCGTTTCAAATCTGGACCGGCTGCGACCCTCCTCTTGAAACCATGAGGCAAGCGCTCCTCTCAGCTGCCGGTCGAAAATGGAATTGA
- a CDS encoding cysteine desulfurase family protein — protein sequence MARRIYLDYNAGAPLDPAARRVFEGILSLYGNPSSIHAEGRRMRALLDEAREKIATVLGVDPLELVFTSGGTESCALAILGIAWARRDRGTHLITSSVEHHAVLQTCQWLASKEGFTVTYLPVDRFGRVDPEDLERSLRADTVLVSIQSANNETGTRQPVEALGEICARRGVAFHVDAVQSAGKELIDIQRWQAGAVSFSAHKFHGPAGVGLVYWNRNLKVEPLLRGGSQEGGRRAGTENVPAIAAAAEAFVQAEARRPAEQKRLFVLVERLWSLLCDLPGIERHGHATERVPNTLQVSFEGLSGEELLIGLDLAGLAVSSGSACVVGAMVPSHVLLAMGVPRSRASASVRFSLGRETQPDDIEEAACRVREVVRLQRELLSQKGVFDPELGVPS from the coding sequence ATGGCTCGGAGAATTTATCTCGATTATAACGCGGGTGCTCCGTTGGACCCGGCGGCCCGCCGGGTTTTCGAAGGGATTCTCTCCCTTTATGGAAATCCCTCGAGTATCCATGCGGAGGGGAGGAGGATGCGGGCGCTCTTGGACGAAGCGCGCGAAAAGATTGCTACCGTGCTAGGGGTGGATCCTTTGGAGCTTGTTTTCACATCTGGGGGTACGGAAAGTTGTGCCCTGGCAATTCTGGGGATTGCCTGGGCCCGTCGGGATCGAGGGACCCACCTCATTACCTCCTCAGTGGAACATCACGCTGTGCTCCAAACCTGCCAATGGCTAGCCTCCAAGGAAGGATTTACTGTGACTTACCTCCCGGTAGATCGGTTTGGTAGGGTTGACCCGGAGGATCTTGAGAGATCCCTTCGAGCGGATACGGTTCTTGTTTCCATCCAATCTGCCAATAACGAGACGGGCACCCGCCAGCCCGTGGAGGCCCTTGGGGAAATTTGCGCCCGCCGGGGCGTGGCGTTTCATGTTGATGCGGTGCAGAGTGCGGGCAAGGAGCTTATCGATATTCAGCGTTGGCAGGCCGGAGCGGTCAGCTTTTCGGCCCACAAGTTCCATGGGCCAGCAGGGGTGGGGTTGGTGTACTGGAACAGAAATCTTAAGGTGGAACCGCTGTTGCGGGGAGGGAGCCAGGAGGGAGGAAGGAGAGCAGGGACAGAAAATGTGCCGGCCATTGCTGCTGCCGCAGAGGCGTTTGTTCAAGCGGAGGCGCGAAGACCCGCGGAACAAAAGAGGCTTTTCGTTTTGGTGGAGAGGTTATGGTCTTTGCTTTGTGATCTTCCCGGGATCGAGCGTCATGGGCATGCCACAGAGCGAGTCCCCAATACTCTTCAGGTAAGCTTTGAGGGGTTGTCCGGAGAAGAACTTCTCATTGGTCTGGACCTGGCCGGATTGGCTGTCTCCAGTGGGTCAGCCTGCGTGGTGGGGGCGATGGTCCCTTCCCATGTGCTTTTGGCGATGGGGGTCCCTAGATCGCGGGCCAGCGCAAGCGTCCGGTTTTCCTTGGGGAGGGAAACACAGCCGGATGACATCGAGGAGGCGGCTTGCAGGGTGCGCGAGGTGGTTCGACTCCAGCGGGAATTGCTTTCCCAAAAGGGGGTGTTTGACCCCGAGCTTGGCGTACCTAGCTAG
- the dnaA gene encoding chromosomal replication initiator protein DnaA yields MSSLDTLWQRFCADLSQQVSPEAVRRWFEPLRLKRIQDDCLYLEASNSIFQYWIEENYLPQLQQAARRILGKPCHFAFESSEGNPAQEGLVETPLAPTPEETTAGGLNPRHTFETFVVGPNNEFAAAASRAVAQAPARTYNPLFIHGRVGLGKTHLMQAIGNFLKNSKKGCTVRYVTSEQFTNDFIHAIQHAQLSRFRRHYRKVDVLLIDDIQFLAGKERSQEEFFHTFNTLFDSRKQIVVTSDAPPSALHNLERRLTSRFEWGLTTEILPPGVETRIAILRKKLELMGTSLPDELIAFIAERIRTNVRRLEGALTRVAAYTTLHGGHVSLSQVENLLRDLLSDESPSTPTIPQIQRLVAESFDVRLADLTSRRRPTAIVLPRMVAMYLCRRLTAASLSEIGEAFGGRDHGTVLHAQRTIAERMEVDPALRKMIEELLQRLGGS; encoded by the coding sequence ATGTCTTCCCTTGATACCCTGTGGCAACGCTTTTGCGCGGATCTTTCACAGCAGGTCTCCCCAGAGGCTGTCCGCCGCTGGTTCGAACCCTTACGTCTCAAGCGTATCCAGGATGACTGTCTCTACCTGGAAGCCTCCAACTCCATTTTCCAATACTGGATCGAGGAAAACTATCTTCCGCAGCTCCAACAGGCAGCCCGGCGTATTCTCGGCAAGCCCTGCCACTTTGCTTTTGAATCCTCCGAAGGCAACCCGGCTCAAGAAGGCCTGGTAGAGACACCCCTAGCTCCTACACCGGAGGAAACAACCGCAGGGGGACTGAACCCCCGCCACACCTTTGAGACCTTTGTCGTTGGACCCAATAACGAGTTTGCTGCAGCTGCTTCCCGCGCAGTGGCCCAGGCACCCGCCCGCACCTATAATCCGCTCTTCATCCATGGCCGTGTCGGCCTCGGCAAAACCCATCTCATGCAAGCCATTGGCAACTTCTTAAAAAACTCCAAAAAGGGATGCACGGTTCGCTATGTCACAAGCGAGCAGTTTACGAACGATTTTATCCACGCTATTCAGCACGCCCAGCTTTCCCGCTTTCGGCGTCATTATCGCAAGGTGGATGTTCTCTTAATTGATGATATCCAGTTTCTTGCGGGCAAGGAACGCTCCCAAGAAGAATTCTTCCACACCTTCAACACCCTCTTTGATTCCCGCAAACAGATCGTCGTTACAAGCGATGCCCCTCCCAGCGCCCTCCATAACCTGGAGCGGCGACTCACCTCCCGCTTCGAATGGGGTCTTACGACCGAGATTCTTCCTCCAGGCGTGGAAACACGGATCGCCATTTTACGAAAAAAATTGGAACTTATGGGAACTTCTCTGCCCGATGAACTCATTGCATTTATCGCGGAACGGATTCGGACGAATGTCCGCCGCCTGGAAGGGGCTCTTACGCGTGTCGCTGCCTATACAACCTTGCATGGGGGGCATGTTTCGCTATCCCAGGTGGAAAACCTCCTGCGGGACCTCCTCTCCGATGAGTCTCCCTCAACCCCCACCATCCCACAGATCCAGCGACTGGTCGCAGAAAGTTTCGATGTACGCCTAGCAGATCTGACAAGCCGTCGGCGGCCGACAGCGATCGTTCTTCCTCGAATGGTAGCGATGTACCTCTGCCGACGCCTTACAGCGGCTTCCTTGAGCGAGATTGGGGAAGCCTTTGGCGGGCGCGACCATGGGACCGTTCTTCATGCACAGAGGACCATTGCGGAGCGAATGGAAGTGGATCCGGCTTTGCGTAAAATGATTGAAGAACTTCTTCAAAGGTTGGGAGGGAGCTAG